In Tachysurus fulvidraco isolate hzauxx_2018 chromosome 1, HZAU_PFXX_2.0, whole genome shotgun sequence, a single window of DNA contains:
- the zgc:194312 gene encoding odorant receptor 131-2 gives MANESSNGTDIPYTYVRVCTSAAAFVILFLFNFLINWTILREQRLRSHARFVLVFHLLLSATTYFAVYFIFYLQIYLEAMLPAAACAALITVLATTASNILLTITVMALDRYVAICFPLQYSSIRFKHWPWLLGAVTWALASIIPLSLFRTVADKGNVHCDRDQLKLGGLHKILLISICTVLILYSYVRILCVGRRLGVLNMRNRAGCRTIAFHGVQLAVYILPNFINFMLQVLNEKRMISLNTKEHFAVITFVFFSLAQCIAPIVYGLRKEELLEQLKLRFPYLACRLKSLLVRTVAVTHPGRQPRQRERRMTSETLLSREISQTTV, from the exons ATGGCTAACGAGTCGTCAAACGGAACAGACATCCCTTACACCTACGTCCGCGTCTGTACCTCTGCGGCGGCCTTCGTgattttgttcctttttaaCTTCTTAATTAACTGGACTATATTGCGAGAGCAGCGCCTACGCAGTCATGCGCGTTTCGTGCTCGTCTTCCACCTGCTGCTCTCGGCCACTACTTACTTCGCCGTATATTTCATCTTCTACCTGCAAATCTACCTTGAAGCTATGCTGCCGGCGGCCGCATGCGCAGCCCTCATCACTGTACTGGCAACGACCGCGTCCAACATCCTTCTCACCATCACGGTCATGGCTCTGGACCGCTATGTGGCCATCTGCTTCCCgctccagtacagcagcatcCGCTTTAAGCACTGGCCCTGGCTGCTCGGGGCAGTCACTTGGGCGCTCGCGTCCATCATTCCTCTGAGCCTTTTCCGTACAGTGGCAGATAAAGGGAATGTGCACTGTGACCGGGACCAGCTTAAACTAGGGGGACTACATAAGATTTTGCTCATTTCTATTTGCACTGTACTCATTCTGTACAGTTACGTGCGGATTTTGTGCGTGGGGCGTCGCCTTGGTGTCCTGAACATGAGGAACAGGGCTGGCTGCAGGACCATCGCCTTCCACGGCGTGCAGCTTGCAGTGTACATACTGCCAAACTTTATTAACTTCATGCTGCAGGTCTTGAACGAAAAGAGGATGATTTCATTAAACACAAAGGAACATTTTGCGGTCATTACGTTTGTTTTCTTCAGCCTGGCTCAGTGTATCGCGCCTATAGTCTACGGACTGCGCAAAGAGGAGCTACTGGAGCAGCTCAAGCTCCGCTTCCCTTATTTAGCCTGCAGACTGAAAAGCTTGCTCGTGAGGACGGTGGCTGTCACTCACCCTGGACGTCAACCACGCCAACG GGAAAGGAGAATGACATCAGAGACTCTTTTATCGAGAGAGATATCACAGACAACTGTGTGA
- the ponzr1 gene encoding plac8 onzin related protein 1 — MAVQQQITTVVSHTGYSSGTWTTGICDCCSDMSTCCCALWCFPCMQCQTASQFGWCFCMPLLDCCLIVSCCLRSKMRERYSIHGSCCDDLCTVCCCYPCAWCQMSREIKTRARAGSGATVITQQIMA, encoded by the exons ATGGCAGTCCAACAGCAGATTACCACAGTGGTGTCTCACACAGGGTACAGTTCCGGGACCTGGACTACAGGCATCTGTGACTGCTGCTCTGATATGAGCACTT GTTGCTGTGCTTTGTGGTGTTTCCCATGTATGCAGTGTCAGACTGCTTCTCAGTTTGGATGGTGTTTCTGCATGCCTCTTTTGGACTGCTGTCTGATTGTCTCCTGCTGCCTTCGTAGCAAGATGAGAGAGCGCTACAGCATTCAT ggCTCATGTTGTGATGatttgtgtactgtgtgttgctGCTACCCCTGTGCCTGGTGCCAAATGTCACGTGAAATTAAAACTCGTGCTCGAGCTGGCAGCGGTGCTACTGTAATCACTCAGCAGATTATGGCATAA